TCTGCGAGGCCCGGATGGCACCTTTGAGAGCCCAGGGTAAGACGGTTTACTTTGTATATGATATACAGGAGGATATCTTTTGGATACTCGGGCTCGAGTATCAGTAGGACTGAAGATCTTCTGCAGCGAGGCTGCGCAACTTGTTGCAGAAGATCTTCAGTCGAAACTTGCAAGTTTATTATAGCCCCGAGATCTGTGAATAATGTATTTAGTAGTGTCTTTATGTCATGCAGCACATCTATTTTGGTATAGTCCGTATATGCCCTTTATCAATAAAACGGAAGCTGTTTGTGAGCGAGCGGGACTTTGTGTTTACATAATCAGCTGTGATGTGTTATCCAGACCCAGTCACTCATCGatctcgttcgttcgttcgtttggTTTATTTCGAGCAtgtataaaaacaagaaaaaagataagaaaacaaatacagtcgggcattccaccacataaagaacacataaaacacataattcagttacatgttcgaaaaggagtggggggagtataattttatttaatcccaccccctttccacacctaaacataaattatatgtctgtatttactttttatacaatacactaatttgtatacatatatataatttttacaaaaataacctgtttaataccagatgtaagctctatcataaatataatataactatgatataaatataatataactatgatataaatataatacgtatatctaagtatataaacatacaaaaacaacatgatgaaatagcagaacacacagctggtgatctttaaacacagtcttcacttttatacctaaaataaactatttatttatatctcttcttaaattgttttatgtttgtacattcttttaactccaaattcaaaccattccatagtttaattccacaaactgatacacaaaaacgtctttttgttgtacgcacaaataaagattttaaGTATAGGTTACCCCTTAAATCAAAGAAATGTATTTCGGCTTGTGCAAAGCTGATGTGGGTAAAAGCAAGTTCTTGTGTAAAAATCGAAATGCAGTCTCTTATTTTTCTTGTAAGGTAAAGGATATATATTAATTTGTTCTATGCTGCAACTCTGAATCTTTTAACGTATGTATCTTATTAAAAAGATCAGTGAAAAGAAGATGGAAATGCATGGACTAGGGATACACATTTGTGCCCATCCACATACAGTACCAATAGCCAAGCTGTGCGCATCAGTTGATTTCTGATATCAGTCGATGGCAATCATTTCCAAGAGTAAAGACATTTACCTTTGACTTTCCTTTTTCtgtaaaacaaactgaaaaagcatttccacATAACTATAATTGTGCAAAATTGCTGCTTATCCTGCTCAAAAAAtatgcataaataaaataaaatatagactGACAAGAAAAAGTATAAAAACTCCTTTGAAATGACATGGTTTTCTGCATTAGAAATAGACAAACATATTTAAGGAAAAAGCTATTATGTCTTGGTTTTTAACAAACTATTTAAACattcattaaagaaaaaaacattaaaattgtgTCTTTACAGCTTAAACATAGTGTTTGTTTATCATCTGATTTAGATGGAGATCAGATTATATTTATGGTAATTAATGCAGAACACTTGTAAATTCCAAGAGTTTCAAATACTTTTACTTTCTTCTGCAGATGTGCACACAGCTGATGGGTGACATTGCAAGAGTTAGAGAATTGAAGTGAATAGATCAACTTTTTTGGATTTTTCCCTCTCTCCATTACCCAATCCAGCTTTTTAAAGAGTAGAGTTCCCATTATTCAATATTACTATTAGATTAGTACATTCCTGGGAGTTTCATGTATAAATAATTAAAGTAAATGTACAAGTGTGGTCCCTCTGACTGGTGTATGCCATTAGTGATGAAATATCAGGCAGCGCATCACTGTTGGAGCTGATTGCGGTggagtttgtttgttgttttacacAAAGAGATATCAGACATATTTGAAGGGCAGAAACAGAGCTCAACAGGTCACAGTCAACTGCATAAGTAAACACGATGTCAATGCTCCTTGTAGGATGTAAGTGGCTAAAAGGTCTGCAAGCCAagggttttattttatattatctgTCATGTGAATTCTTCATCTTAAATGTGGTAACTTTGAAAGTGTCAAAAAATATAGTGGAATAGAAAACATTTCCccctgaaatgttgccactcaAAAATGTGACTCAAAACCATTTCCTTCTCTGTTTTGTTCCTGAAAATGGTTCAGTTAATATGTTAGTGGCAAAAAAAGTAGCTTCTTAATTGCTGATGAAAAGCAAAAACACGACTTTCATTATCAGCAATAATAAAGACTTGAAATAAATGTGGCCAGACAAATCTGCTGCGACAGTACTCACCTTTCTTAACGGGGGACTAAACCTCTTAGTAATTTATTTTCAGAGCAGGCCTAATGCCGGGGTCAGCTTACTAAGAAACTACTTAAGATGAGACATGAAATCTGCACGCTCCTAATGGAGCTTTGGAGCACGCCATCACTACAAGGTCTTAACCCGAGTCTCACCTCGTCTCTACACTATTGCACACTGTTAGATCTGTTTACGAGTCAATGAGTGAATGTTACAAAAGTCTGTCTCTTTAATCTGTCATTATCAGACGCTGAAGGCTATGATGAGCAGCTCCAGACCGACACCCAGTTCCTGTGCTCAGACCAGAGGGTGGACGCTGAGCTTGTGGACAGACTGGTGCTGCAGCTCAACAGGATCTACCCCCAGATACTCAGTGACAAGGAGGCTTGCAAGGTTACTATGTCatacaaaaatagaaaaaaacaaaaaacaaatatccaTAGCTCTCATCATAAAATCAGCCTTGAatatgcaaaattaagttttAGGCAGATTTACAAATTAATTTGTGAGGTAAAGTTTGTGAACCCCTCGAAAATAGCTGGGTTTCTGCATGTATTAGTTGCAATgcatcatttcatttaaaatTACAGACAAAAAGTAATCATGCAAAAGAAATTACACACTATATTGTACTGTTCAAGCCTTCATGAAATTCACAAGCAATCACTGACACTCTTGTCTGGAAAGCATGAATGAAGCTCAGCATGGTTGTCCTTCCTCAGGTTTAAGCTAAGGGGAtgagatgtatttattttcttttttcctcttcttttttcccatgGTAATGCATTAATCAAACATTTAGAAACTTCAATCCATAGACAAACAAATTCTCATGAGCTCCTACCCCAATCttttcacaaaataaacaaatcagacCTCACAGCTGCGCGTGAGagatttatatacacacacacacacacacacacacacacacacacacatatatatatatatatatatatatatatatatatatatatatatatatatatatatatatatatatatatatagacccaaaataagtatttttcaaatatttttccttTAATATAATTGAAAGATTTCTTGTTTGTACTTGTGTCTAAGCTGATAAATAGTGCaacaacattttaaataattttccaGAGAATCCCAGTGTTTCACTGCAGCCACTGAAACACACACATCTGTTTGAGTCTGGTTCTTGCAATTCTCATATTTTCTTCCAGCTGTTCGATTGTTAGTAGTAAAAAGGGTTTGCAGATTACATGGTAACAGGCCGTGTTTTGCTTTGTATAAAACTAATAATGTCTGTAAAACAATCACGTCTTTCAGTTTTAATAGTCCTgacttgaaaaaaaagttgtgtaTAATGCTCTTTTGGAGCCGACCTACTAATTAGTCTTATGGCCCTCTTTTGTATGACAAATAAAGGTATTAAATTAGTAGTATATGTATTTCCCCATACCTCCAAACAATACATCAAATACGGCAAAATCAAAGAGTATTAAAGTATTCTCATTGCTCTATAAGTCAGCACATTCTTGACTTTGGTCACAACTGCAATATTTTTACAAACTTTCTCTTTTATGCTATGTGTGACTTCCATTTTAATTCCTCATCGATGAGCATTTTCATCCTGTTCGTTCTTTTCGATTAAAAAATATCGTAGGGAAATCCTGAAAACCACTAAAGGGGTCAAAATTTATAGTTTTTCTACACTAAGCAGAGATTGAATTTATGTTTCACTCTCAAAAAATTGTTCATTCAAGACATTTAAAACATATAGTTTTTCTCATAACTTTAAAAGAAACTCTTGTGAATATCTATTTCATTTCAAGGCCTTTAAAGACCtataaaaatagaaagaaaagtgaTTCAACGCAGCATGTGTTTCCCTGCAGTTCAGGAGGCTGAGTGTGCCCATCAAAGTGCGGTTACCTCAGTTACTGAAATACCTCTGTTGGAAAGGTGAGGAGGCATGTCATGAATTCTACAGAGCGCTTCACCTCCACGCCGAGGACATCTACTCTAGCCTGCCCACCAGAGCCAAGTTAAAAGGTAACACCATGAGCACGACCTCTCAATCAGTTTCTTGGTTGAAAATTGTGAAGCAGGTGGAAGTGCATTCTTATTTACCCATGAGATTTATGAAATGTTGAGATGCATCACGTTTTAAGTTCAAGGGTTAGTGGCTTCCATAATAGTGTATCCCCTGCTGAGTAAATTCCTTACGTAGGTTTTGTAGGCTCATTCTATTTAAGGTGTGAACATGCTGTGTGAACATGCTGTGTGGACTGCAGTTCCAGGATGATGTTTAAAGTGTGGGTGTTGTTTAACAAATTCAGCTCTCTGTTGTAGAGATGACTGATGATTCAGAATGGACTCACAATGTGGCAGCCCTCCAAGACCGATATGTGCTTAATGACAAAGGTAAATCTAATCAGCATCTTTGTGCTGATTGCAGTCAAGAAAAAGATGAGATTCACTCTGTCATATCCTCAAGTAACTGTTATCTTTTAGCCAATATTATTGTTTCATTacatcttgtttgttttttgtagtAAAAGAAACTGATATACACTAACCAGTCACTGGTTTTTAGCCACACATGGTTTACCTAATACAGTGGTGAGTGTATTAATATACATACACTCACCACTTCATGTTATTCCAGGTGTACCttataaagtggccagtgagcaTATAATTCAAAAGGCCTGAAAATCTGAATTTAGTCTGTGACTGATAATCCTTCAGGGGCTAACCACaccaaatccatccatccatccatccatccatccatccatccatccatccatccatccatccatccatccatccatccatccatcccaaaaAGTTGAAAAAGTACACGTTTAGACACATCATACACATCATATTTTGTTCTCCACATTTTCTCTCTTGGATGCAGGTccagactgcaggcaggccaGACCAGTACCCATACCCTCTTCTTCCTCAACCTTTTTATGCCTTTGTACTGAACAAAAGTATAGCTGTCCCTGGAAAAGATGGCCTCTTACAAGCAGCATGTATTGCTCTAAAATCAAAATGTACTTTTCTGCATGAGTACTACAGAAGTGTAAATTAGCTTTGTTTAGTTCACCTCTACAACCACATACCATCACAGGCCTGAGCTTCTAGATCTGTTGCTCATTATGGTCTGAATGATCCTGCTTGCCTTTTGTCGGAAGCACAGGGTGAATATTTCTTTCTAAAAAGGTCTGTAATTCTGATCCGCCCACAGTACAGATTTCTGTTGCGTGATGGGCCTACATGGATGCCTCAGAGCCCGGAGATGTCTTTGACACCTCAAGGTCTCAAAGACATCGCCTTATATTAACAAGGTCAATATAAGGTGTCTTTTTTATTCAGCAGCATTAGGCTTGACAGAGATTTCAAAAATATTCTAGTAGGTGTGGCTATAAAAGTTATTGATAAATGATGACATTTCTTTCAGTGACATCTGAAGGATTGGAGCGCACGTGTGCCCAATTTAGGCTTCCCCTTTAACCATTAAGTACCAAACATTCCTCAACATTTCTCAAATCCTTGAATGATTTTGTGCACTTTAgtaagatccatccatccatccatccatgcatccatccatccatgcatcatgcATAGTAAGATAAAAATGCAAGTCCTGTAAATGTATATGCCCATTTGCTTTTTGCTTTTTGCTTATCTTGCCCTTGCagggtttaaaaataaataataataataataataataataataataataataataataatataactttGGTGGACTAATCAACCTCCATTGttgttgaaaatgaaatgaacatAGACAACAATACTGTTGTTAAAAACAAATAGAGTGCAAATGCAGTGAAGCAAAATTATCTGTGTAATAGATTACGCGTTTACAAATATTTGCAAATCAACTTTTCCTCTATTTACCagtgtgacacacacacacacacacacacacacacacacactcatgaaaCAAAATTATCTTTTCAttcgtttctttttttaaaacctcATAGTGTGTGTGATTCAGAGGGCCTCCATATCCCTCACTGATCCTCAGAAAAGCCCTTTAAGCTCATCTGATCAGCGGTCTATGGCAGTGTGTAGCATCGGTGCTTCAGCAGCGTTGGTCTGCTGACTCTTTAACCCTATAGCATCAGAATGTGGGCCCCACTGCTTTGTGCTGCTTCACTATTCAGCGTCGGTTACATCCAGGGGTCTGGCTTTGTGAGGGGGTTAAGTTCATGGATAAATTGGTTTCCTCTCTGCATTCCTCTGAGCTGTTCCTGGTGTAACCACTGGGTCAGAGGTTTGACAGCAGGGAAATGGGTCACCTGGAGGGCAGTGAAGCACAATTATTTCTAATATAATAATGTAATTAGGGCTTGATtcttaagaggaaaaaaagaagtttcCTTAATTATTGCCATGCCATAAACAAATGTCCATGTCAGTAATAAATGATAatttcttttctgtttgttcTGCAGGACCAATGTTCTTCTTGAGTTGCTTCAGTTTTGTGGTTGGTATTGCATTTCTCTACTATTATCGAGGTGAGTTGGCACAATTCAAATTGTTTTCAAGACCATTTACTATTTCCAGTCAGTGTACATTTCTTAACATGTTTTCTTTCTACCAACAGAGGGTCAAACACTGAGGTGCACCGGAGACTTTCTTCACTGCTCTGCAGCGAGACTTAGTAAAAATGTTTTAGAAGTGGGAAAGCAAAAATAATGAGGCCGTTAAGATGCTGAACTGCctaagaaaagaacaaaaacctGTGAGATGAACCAGCCATAAAACCTGCCTCTTTGCTGTGCCAAGCCAATATCAATTGTAGTTCTCTAAGGAATACCTTATTGTGGCTCTAGCTATATTTGTTATAGCGACACAACCGACACAAGGCTATTGAGCTGTTTCAGCTGTCATCAGGTGCGAGGTGGGGTACGCTGGAGAGGTCACCAGTTCATTACTGGGCTACACAGAGACAACAAGCATGCAGGAATGGGTACAACATGCAAACCCAATGGCAATGTTGAAATCCCATTCTGGTGTGGTGATGAAGATGAGTTTTATTGCACATAAAGATTATTCCACGCGTCTCTTTCCAGTTGAAAAAGGAAGTTTTAAATGCACAGTACTGACTCAACCTCAGTGCAAGAATATTTTACTTCTGCATATGCTGTGCATTAAATAATTACATTTAAGGTGATAATTATACGTTTCTTTCATGAGATCTAACTGTTAACTTTTCCTTGGAAATGATCATAGCCTAACATGTTCATCGTTTATTTGGTTCCAAAAGAACAAAGATAAAAAGCTCCATTAAGGTGAATTAAAgtcattcatattttatttactgtttgtgttcatttgaaagaagaaaaaaaaacaatattattaGCTCTGATGAT
This is a stretch of genomic DNA from Cololabis saira isolate AMF1-May2022 chromosome 12, fColSai1.1, whole genome shotgun sequence. It encodes these proteins:
- the LOC133457027 gene encoding caspase recruitment domain-containing protein 19-like isoform X1, which codes for MRRCEASCCWLAAASAFIPGPKHPGCRDAFCEARMAPLRAQDAEGYDEQLQTDTQFLCSDQRVDAELVDRLVLQLNRIYPQILSDKEACKFRRLSVPIKVRLPQLLKYLCWKGEEACHEFYRALHLHAEDIYSSLPTRAKLKEMTDDSEWTHNVAALQDRYVLNDKGPMFFLSCFSFVVGIAFLYYYRGELAQFKLFSRPFTISSQCTFLNMFSFYQQRVKH
- the LOC133457027 gene encoding caspase recruitment domain-containing protein 19-like isoform X2, translating into MRRCEASCCWLAAASAFIPGPKHPGCRDAFCEARMAPLRAQDAEGYDEQLQTDTQFLCSDQRVDAELVDRLVLQLNRIYPQILSDKEACKFRRLSVPIKVRLPQLLKYLCWKGEEACHEFYRALHLHAEDIYSSLPTRAKLKEMTDDSEWTHNVAALQDRYVLNDKGPMFFLSCFSFVVGIAFLYYYREGQTLRCTGDFLHCSAARLSKNVLEVGKQK